Part of the Desulfomonilaceae bacterium genome is shown below.
CCTCCATAAATCCGAGGTCCTCAGAAAACAGATTGAGAATGTCATATTTTCTAACCAGGGACTGAAGACCGGAAATCTCATAAAGCTTCAAAGGAAACAGTATCTTATACAGTCTCTTTTGATCCAGGATCGCGTAATTTAGCAGGAACTTCTTGATCAAGGATTGAGGCCTGTTTTGTTCAATCCGATACCGCGCTTCCAGCGCTAATTCTCCGGCTTTGACTCCCGCTGGACAAACACTCTGACAATTTCTGCAGTCAAGACAATGATATATATGTTCGACAAACTCCTCGGAAGCTTTCATCTTTCCATCTATAACGGCTTTGATCATGGCCACTCGTCCTCGAGGAGACTGTGTTTCCACTCCATCGGTTCGATAGGTCGGACAGGACGGTAGACAAAGCCCGCATCTCATACACTGGAGCACGTCACCATAATCGTGAACATCAAGAGTTGAAAGCGCTGCGGCTATCTTGTCCGGATCAAAGCGTTTTCCCATAGGCGCCTCACTTTTCTAAAGAAAAGATTTTCCCCGGGTTTAACCTACCGGCCGGATCAAAACATGCTTTGATTTTGCGCATTAACTCAATAGCCTTTGGACCAACCATTCCAGGCAGGTATTTTGACTTGGCGATCCCCGTTCCGTGTTCGCCGGAAATGGTTCCCCCAAGGCTTATCGCTTTGTTGAATATGATTTCGTACGCCTCGTGGACCCTATGGATTTCGTTCAGGTCCCTCTCATCTGTCAGGCATGTCGGATGTAAATTACCGTCACCCGCATGGCCGAAAGTGCCTATCCTTATATTCAATTTCTCGGTGACTTCTCTGATCAGCGCCATCATTTCGGGAATCGCGGGACGAGGGACCGTGATATCTTCGAGTATTGTGGTAGGCTTCGCACGGGCTAGAGCCGATAAGGCCATTCGCCTTGCGGTAAACAATTCTTCGGATTCCTGAGCGCTTCTGGCTATTCTCAATGTCCTAATATTATTGGCTTTGCAAGCTTCCTCAATGACGGCCGCCTCTTCATCTACGACAGCAGGGTGCCCATCGGCTTCAATGAGCAATAACGCTGCGACATCCCTGGGTAAGCCGATCTGGGAATAATCTTCTACGCAGTTTATTGTGACCTGATCCATGAGTTCGAGGGTTGATGGTATGACTTTCCTGGATATAATCGTGGAAACGGTTCGAGCAGCGTCTATGACATCATCGTACAGAGCAAGAAAAGTTTTCTTGGTCTTTGGTTTTGGGACCAGTTTCAGGACTATCCTTGTAAAAATACCGATAGTGCCTTCCGTGCCCACCATAAACTTGGTGAGGTTGTATCCTGCCACATCCTTTACGCACTTTGTGCCGTACCTGACTTTGGATCCGTCAATAAAAAAGGTATCAAGACTCATTACGTAATCGCCGGTAATCCCGTATTTGAGTCCCCGTAATCCCCCTGCGTTTTCCGCTACGTTGCCCCCGATAGTAGAGATCTTCATGCTTCCAGGATCGGGGGGATAGAAGAGATCCATGGCCTCGACAGCGTTATGCAAATTGTTGGTAATAACCCCTGGTTCGACCGTCACGGAAAGGTCATCCCCGTCGATTTCAATAATTTTATTCATAGCTGTAGTAACAAGAACAATCCCGCCTTTGACTGGAACGGAACCCCCGCTAAGACCAGTCCCACTGCCACGCGTTGTCACAGGGACATTTTCTTCGGTCGCAAGTTCTAGGACTTTTCGGATGTCGTCTTCGTTGAAGGCCCTAACGATGGCGTCGGGTTTGAAAGATGTCAGTGGTGTTGCGTCATAGGAATAGCAGATGAGATCTGGTTCCGAGTAAAGGACTTTTTGGGAACCGAGTTCTTCTAGGAGTTTGGAAACGAAAGTCTTTTTCATGAGTTTCGCTGTCCTATTCGGGATTGGATAATGGCTCAAAGTAGCACGATGAACAAACAATAACATTGTCTGACAACTCGTCAAAAAAATCAGGCTCAAGCCTTAGACGAGTTTCTATGTTGTGAGGTATAGAGATCCTTGGATGGATTGATCAGCGTGGCTATCAGCCCTTTTGAGAGGTTCTATACAATCCGGGTTATCGTAATCGGGTCTGTTTACCTTCATACCGACCTCGGTGATCCGGAAACTATCGTCGCTCAAGGGTTTCAATAAATTTTTAAAATCTTCCGAAGCGGTATCCGTAGATTCCAACCACAATTCGTAGTCCTTTGTCAGAACGACTACGGGCATTCTGTCGTGGATAGATTTTATGAAGTCATTACTCTGTGTAGTTATGATAGCGCATGATCTTGTGACATCTCCTGAGGCGGATTTCCACTCGTCGTAAATACCGGCGAAGGCCAGGAGACCAAACTTCTCGAAGCTTATCAGGTATGGCTGTCTGGCTCCGGATTGAGTTCCTTTCCATTCGTAAAAACCATTGGCTGGTATCAGTATTCTTCGTTTCTTGAAACTGGATCTGAATGCTGGTTTTGATTCCACAGTCTCAGAGCGCGCGTTTATCAACCTCTGCGAAATAGCTGGATCTTTGCTCCAGGAAGGGATTAATCCCCATCTCAGGAAAATAAGCTCACGCTTGTTGGCTTGGGGGCCATGACGTAACCTGATAGCGGCTATTTCCTGAGAAGGAGCCACATTGTAGCGAGGCGTTATCTCGGGCGTTTCGTCTAATTCGAACTGTTCGGCAAGTTCTTTCGA
Proteins encoded:
- a CDS encoding SOS response-associated peptidase; its protein translation is MCGRFLLVSSSKELAEQFELDETPEITPRYNVAPSQEIAAIRLRHGPQANKRELIFLRWGLIPSWSKDPAISQRLINARSETVESKPAFRSSFKKRRILIPANGFYEWKGTQSGARQPYLISFEKFGLLAFAGIYDEWKSASGDVTRSCAIITTQSNDFIKSIHDRMPVVVLTKDYELWLESTDTASEDFKNLLKPLSDDSFRITEVGMKVNRPDYDNPDCIEPLKRADSHADQSIQGSLYLTT
- a CDS encoding FAD-linked oxidase C-terminal domain-containing protein translates to MKKTFVSKLLEELGSQKVLYSEPDLICYSYDATPLTSFKPDAIVRAFNEDDIRKVLELATEENVPVTTRGSGTGLSGGSVPVKGGIVLVTTAMNKIIEIDGDDLSVTVEPGVITNNLHNAVEAMDLFYPPDPGSMKISTIGGNVAENAGGLRGLKYGITGDYVMSLDTFFIDGSKVRYGTKCVKDVAGYNLTKFMVGTEGTIGIFTRIVLKLVPKPKTKKTFLALYDDVIDAARTVSTIISRKVIPSTLELMDQVTINCVEDYSQIGLPRDVAALLLIEADGHPAVVDEEAAVIEEACKANNIRTLRIARSAQESEELFTARRMALSALARAKPTTILEDITVPRPAIPEMMALIREVTEKLNIRIGTFGHAGDGNLHPTCLTDERDLNEIHRVHEAYEIIFNKAISLGGTISGEHGTGIAKSKYLPGMVGPKAIELMRKIKACFDPAGRLNPGKIFSLEK